In Pseudomonas fluorescens NCIMB 11764, a single window of DNA contains:
- a CDS encoding amidase, whose amino-acid sequence MIEVTEVSIAELRAALESGQTTAVELVQAYLARIDAYDGADTPTALNAVVVRNPEALKEAQASDSRRAQGKTLGPLDGIPYTAKDSYLVKGLTAASGSPAFANLIAYRDAFTIERLRAAGAICLGKTNMPPMANGGMQRGVYGRAESPYNADYLTAPFASGSSNGAGTATAASFAAFGLAEETWSSGRGPASNNGLCAYTPSRGVISVRGNWPLTPTMDVVVPFARTMADLLEVLDVVVAEDPDTRGDLWRMQPWVPIPSVTSVRPASYAELAAKPDALAGKRLGVPRMFINADPDAGTSEAPGIGGPTGQRINTRPSVIALWEEARKALEAAGAEVIEVDFPLVSNCEGDRPGAPTVFTRGLVSKEFLHHELWDLTAWAFDDFLQANGDPKLNRLVDVDGSLIFPHDPGTLPNREGDLVAGMDEYVRMAERGITPWDQITTVPDGLRGLEQTRRIDLEDWMDRLGLDAVLFPTVADVAPANADVDPASADIAWSNGVWVANGNLAIRHLGVPTVTVPMGIMPDIGMPVGLTFAGRAYDDSALLRVASAFESTGSKRKIPPRTPPLSTGK is encoded by the coding sequence ATGATCGAGGTCACCGAGGTTTCCATTGCCGAACTGCGCGCGGCGCTCGAATCCGGCCAGACCACTGCAGTGGAACTGGTCCAGGCCTATCTCGCCAGAATCGACGCCTACGACGGCGCCGACACGCCCACCGCCCTCAACGCGGTGGTGGTGCGCAATCCCGAGGCGCTCAAGGAAGCGCAGGCTTCCGATAGCCGGCGAGCGCAGGGCAAAACGCTGGGGCCACTCGATGGCATTCCCTATACGGCCAAGGACAGTTACCTGGTCAAAGGGCTGACCGCCGCCTCTGGCAGTCCCGCCTTCGCCAACCTGATTGCCTATCGCGATGCGTTCACCATCGAACGGCTTCGCGCCGCCGGGGCGATCTGCCTGGGCAAGACCAACATGCCACCGATGGCGAACGGCGGCATGCAGCGCGGCGTTTATGGCCGTGCGGAAAGTCCGTACAACGCCGATTACCTCACCGCGCCTTTTGCCTCCGGTTCGTCCAACGGAGCAGGCACTGCCACCGCCGCCAGTTTCGCGGCATTCGGCCTGGCAGAAGAAACCTGGTCGAGCGGCCGCGGCCCGGCCTCGAACAATGGGCTGTGCGCCTATACGCCGTCCCGCGGGGTGATTTCAGTGCGCGGCAACTGGCCGCTGACGCCGACGATGGACGTGGTCGTGCCGTTCGCCAGAACCATGGCTGACCTGCTCGAAGTGCTCGACGTGGTGGTGGCGGAAGACCCCGATACCCGCGGCGACCTGTGGCGGATGCAGCCCTGGGTGCCGATTCCGAGTGTCACCTCGGTGCGCCCTGCTTCCTATGCCGAACTGGCGGCGAAGCCCGATGCCCTCGCCGGCAAGCGCCTGGGTGTTCCGCGCATGTTCATCAACGCCGATCCCGACGCCGGCACCAGCGAGGCGCCGGGGATCGGTGGGCCGACGGGGCAACGCATCAACACCCGGCCTTCAGTGATTGCTCTCTGGGAAGAGGCACGCAAGGCACTCGAAGCCGCGGGCGCCGAAGTGATCGAAGTCGATTTCCCGCTGGTCTCCAATTGCGAGGGTGATCGTCCGGGCGCGCCGACAGTGTTCACCCGGGGCCTGGTGTCGAAAGAGTTCCTGCATCATGAGTTGTGGGACCTGACGGCCTGGGCGTTCGATGATTTCCTGCAGGCCAACGGCGATCCGAAACTGAACCGCCTGGTCGACGTCGACGGGTCGCTGATTTTCCCCCACGACCCGGGCACCCTGCCCAACCGCGAAGGCGACCTCGTCGCGGGCATGGACGAGTACGTGCGGATGGCCGAGCGCGGCATCACGCCGTGGGACCAGATCACTACCGTTCCCGATGGGCTGCGCGGACTTGAACAGACCCGTCGCATCGACCTTGAAGACTGGATGGACCGGCTGGGCCTCGATGCGGTGCTGTTCCCAACGGTGGCTGACGTTGCGCCAGCGAATGCCGATGTCGATCCGGCCTCCGCCGACATCGCGTGGAGCAATGGTGTCTGGGTCGCCAACGGCAACCTCGCCATCCGTCACCTCGGTGTTCCAACGGTCACTGTGCCGATGGGCATCATGCCGGATATCGGCATGCCGGTCGGGCTGACCTTTGCCGGTCGTGCCTATGACGATTCGGCGCTGCTGCGTGTTGCCTCGGCGTTTGAATCGACCGGATCGAAGCGCAAAATCCCGCCTCGAACCCCACCGTTGTCGACCGGTAAATAA